From Caldicellulosiruptoraceae bacterium PP1:
TTACCGCTCTTTTACCATAATATGTTCTGTCAATATGAATCATTGAAAGGGATGGTTTAAAGTATCTTATCATTTCAGTATCATCAAATCCTAAAATGCCAATGTCCTTAGGGATCTGATATCCTAATTCTTTTATAAAATTTGCTGTTAATAATGTGGATAAATCACTTACACAGAAAAATGCTTGAGGTAGATTTTTTAGGTTTTTAATAAATTCAATAATTTCTGGTTCTGGATTTTTAGTAAAATCTTTAAATCCATCAACTTTACAAAAATCTAAATTAACTTTAAGATTTGACTCTTCATATGCTTGTAAAAAGCCCTGCCATCTTTCCTTATAGCTTGGCGAACAACTAATATCTCCAATAAATCCAATCTCGTTATATCCTTTTTTAATTAGATATCTTATAGCCATACGGGTTGAATTTATATTATCAGTGTTTATTGTATCAATGTTTCTGTTATCTACCCTATGGTCAACTAATACTATGGGTATTTCATATAATGCAATTTTTTCAATAACGTCTTCTTCCATTTTGGAAAGAATAATAAGACCTTTTAAATTGTCTTGGTTTAAAAATTGTTCAAGATATTCTTGATTCTGATCACTATAGCAGAAAAGGGTAAAATCATAGCCTTCAATTCTGATTGAATTTTCAATTGAATATAAAAGTGTGCTAAAGAAATGTGGATCATTTAGAACAATATTAGAAACGAGGAGGCCAATATAGCCTCTCTCTTGTTTCTGTTTTACTTTATAACCCATTTCATACGCTTTGTTTATTATCATTTCTCTTGTTTTTTCTGATACACCTGGTTTATTAGATAATGCTATTGATACAGCATTTTTAGATATGTTTAATTCCCTTGCAATATCATCTAATGTAACCTTCTTTTTTTTATACTTCATAGAAAAAACTCCCTTAATACTTTTTAATCAAATTTTAAATCTTTTTTACTAACCTTTGCAACACCTATTACTGTATCAGCACCACCATAATATACCCAGATCTCATCTCCTACCTCTGCTTGCCCACAACTAAATACAACGTTATTAATGTATCCGTTTATCTCCCAATCAAGTTCTGGTTCTAAAATGGGTTCACTTTGTCTTGATAAAATCTTTGTTGGATTGTTTTTGTCAAGTAGTAGAATCCCCAATCTGTAAACATTTTTTTCATCAGCAGCATGATAAATAACCACAAATCCGTCTTTTGTCTCAATTGGAGGTCCTGCGACACCTACTCTTGCACTTTCCCAAGTATTTGGTCTTGTTCTTACAAGTTCCACATGGTCATCCCACTTCAACATATCCTCTGAAAAAGCTAACCACATGTTAGGGTATCTTCTATGAAACAACACATATCTACCATCAATCTTATTAGGAAACAATGCTGCATCTTTATTAGGCTCATCAAGTGCAACACCAATTCTATCCCATGTAATTAAATTTTTTGATTTTGCTATCATTATCCTATAATCCCCATCAAATCTATCCCCAAAACCTGTATACGTCATATAAAATGTATCATCTATTTGAGTAATTCTTGGATCTTCAATACCCCTTCTTTCTTGGTCACATACTGCCTCCATTACAGGTCTGTCAAATCTGAAAAAGTTCAGACCATCTGCTGACACAGCATAGCCTATTTTAGAAATATATCTACCATATCTTGCATGCGGTGGTAAGTCTGTAGCTCTGTAAAGAACGTGAAAAAGCCCTCTATGATAAATTACCGCAGCATTAAAAACAGCAGAACTTTGCCATGCATCTTCTTTCTTTGGTTCTAATATCGGTTTTTCGCTTATTCTTGTAAGTTTAATCATAGATTTTCCTCCTTAAAATTTGATTTTATCAACCTCAATTGCAGCTACACCTATGCATGTATCACATGCCCCATAATAAACATATAATGTATCATTAATAACACATTGCCCACAACTAAAAATTACATTAGGAACAAGACCTTCTTTTTCCCACAAGAGTTCTGGCTCAATAATTGGCTCATCTTGGCGTGCAATCACCTTTGATGGGTTATTTTTATCCAATAATGCAGCCCCTAATCTATATGTGTTTTTTTCATCTACACCATGGTAGATAAGTAGCCATCCATCATTTACAAGTACTGGCGGGCCTGCAATCCCAATTTTCTTAGAATCCCATTTCCCTTCCCTGGGTTCCATAATAATGTTGTGGTCATACCAATTCTTTAAATCATCTGAAAAACATATCCATATTGAAGGTGGACGTCTGTGAAAAAGCATATACTTTCCATTTACTAACTCCGGATGTAAAGCGGCGTCTTTGTTAGGCTCGTCAAGTAAAACTCGACCTTCGCTCCAGTTTATAAGATCTTTGGATTCCCTTAACATTATTCTGATGTCTAACCAACTTCGGCCTCCAAATCCTGTATATAACATATAAAATGTATCATTTATATATGTTATTCGCGGATCCTCAAGTCCCCAATTTTCCTGTTCCATATCTCCAACAAGCAATGGTTTATCAAATCTTTCAAAATTAATACCATCTTTACTTTTTGCATATCCAATTGAAGATGTAAATTTGTATTCCTCCATTGGTTCTTCAGTATCTAAGACAAATCCATTATCTGAGGCTCTGTAAAATAAATGAACGTACCCTTGATGATAAATAACACCTGCATTAAATACTGCAGCCTTTTCCCAGTTGTTGAGGTTTTTTGCTTCAAGTATTGGCTCATTAGTTAATCTTTCAAGTTTAATCAAATTATCTCACCTCATGAAGTTAATAAATATATTCTCTATCGTGGATAATTTGATTATAAAATATTGGCAAGTTAAAATCAAGTTATTTTTTATTATTTATCAAGTGACATATATAATTAATTGTAAAGAATAAAAATTATATTTAGGCAAATAAATATTTTATCTATTTAAAAATGTTTTTCAAATGTATATGTTGAGTTATATTTTTCCGGTATTCTTTAGGAGACACTCCTTTTATCTTTTTGAAGATTTTTGAAAAATGCAATGGATCGTCATAACCTACCGATCTTGATATGTCACCAATTGAAAGAAGATTATTAGGCATTAATTCGCAAGCCTTATTTATTCTAAATCTTATTATATATTCCTGAAGACTAACATTTAGATACTCTTTGAAAAGTGAACACAGATAGCTTCTATTTAGCCCAACATATTTTGATATTCCTTCAACACTGATTTTCTTAGAATAATTAAACTCAATATATTCAACCACTTTTCTTACATATATCTCTTTACTGTTCTCTTTATTAGTTGGTAAATTATTGTTATTTCCCTCTATCAATTGTGATAGAAATTCATAAAGAAACCCTAAAAGTCTTAATTCTCTTGATTTCTCAAGATTCTTTGTCGTTATCATTTGTAAAAAGCAGTTTGCTACAAAATCATCTTTTGTATATGTGAACACTGGATTTTCCATTGTTAAATTGGCTTGTCTTAATAGCCACTCTGCTTTTATTCCATTAAAACCAACCCAAGTATAATACCAGGGATTTACCATATCTGCTTTGTAATATGTAATTGTATTAGGGCATATAAGAAAGCCTTGCCCTTTTGTTAGATTATAGCTTTTATCCTTTAAATGAAATATCCCCTTACCATCTAATATGTAATGAATAATATAATAATCCTTAACACCAGGACCAAATGAATGTCCTGGTAGACATTCTTCATAACCACATTCACACATAATGACATCAGTTAATTCTATCTTTTTAATTGGGACAAAATCATACATTATAAACTCCTGCAGCATTAATTAATATAAGATATATCTAACATTATACCATATTTTAATAGCATGGCTCCATTTACTAAGGTAATTAATTTATTAAAATGAAATTAACATAAGAATAAAAGGAGGAATCAAAATGCCAAAGATTGCATTTATGGGTGCTGGAAGCACTGTTTTTGCTAAGAATGTATTAGGAGATTGTATGTTAACACCAGCATTAAGAGATTCTCATATAGCGTTATATGATATTGACCTTCAAAGATTAAAGGAATCTGAAATGATGTTAAATAATATTAATAAAAACAATGGAGGTCATGCAAAGATTGTCGCTTATACTGATAGGAAAAAGGCTTTAGAAGGTGCTGATTATGTTGTTAATGCAATACAAGTAGGTGGATATGAACCTTGTACTGTAATTGATTTTGAAGTCCCAAAAAAATATGGTTTAAGACAAACAATTGGTGATACTCTTGGAATTGGAGGAATATTTAGAGCACTTCGAACTATACCTGTTCTTTTAGATTTTGCTAGAGATATTGAAGAGGTTTGCCCTGATGCTTGGTTTTTAAATTATACAAATCCAATGGCAATACTCACAGGTGCCATGCTCAGAGCAACTGGCGTCAAAACAGTGGGTCTTTGTCACAGTGTACAAGTATGTGCTGAAACTCTTTTAAAAAGTGTTGGAATGGAATATGATGAGAAGGTTCAATGGAAGATTGCCGGTATAAATCACATGGCATGGCTACTTGAAATTACTAAAGATGGCGTCGATTTGTACCCTGAAATAAAAAGAAGGTCAAAAGAACAAGGATATCCTGAATGGGATAAAGTAAGACATGAAATAATGCATACTTTTGGCTACTATGTTACTGAGTCGAGCGAACATAATGCAGAATATATGCCTTATTTTATAAAAAGTAAATACCCAGAATTGATAGAAAAATATAATATCCCTCTGGATGAATATCCAAGAAGATGCGTAAATCAAATTGAAGGTTGGAAAAAGATGCGTGATGAGCTTGTAAACAATAAAGATCTTACTCATGAAAGAACCCATGAATATGCTTCTTACATAATGGAAGCAATGGAAACAAACAAGCCTTATAAGATTGGTGGCAATGTTTTAAATAATGGCCTTATCACAAACCTTCCAAAAGAGGCGTGCGTTGAGGTTCCATGCCTTGTTGATGCAAGTGGTGTAACACCATGTTATGTGGGCGAGCTACCTACACAATTAGCTGCTTTGAATATGACAAATATAAATGTTCAACTTTTGACAATAGAGGCTGCATTAACTCTTAAAAAAGAATATATTTATTATGCAGCACTTCTTGACCCACATACATCATCAGAATTAACTATCGATGAGATAAAATCGCTTTGTGATGACTTAATTGAAGCTCATGGAGATTGGTTGCCTAAGTTTAAATAATATTATTTCTTGAGGATGTTAAAACACATCCTCAAGAACTTCCAATAAAATTTTTTTAAATCTTTATTTTGTTATTTATTTGTTGTATTATTTAATTAAATTAATTAAATAATACATTTTGCAGGAGGAAATGTTTAATGAAAGGTATTAAATCACATGTAGAGGTTTTAACGCAAGAAGAAATAAATAAGATACATAATGGCACATTAAAGGTTCTTGAAAGGGTTGGCTTTAAAGTTCCAAATGATGAATGTCTTAAAATTTGTAAAGAGCATGGTGCAGTTGTTGACTTTGATAATAAGATAGTTAAAGTTCCCTCTTATATCATGGAAGATATATTAGATAAAATAAGGACAGCTAACCTAAACTATAAAGAAGACAATAAACTAAATAAGATATATGGAAACATTTCGACTCAAGTTTTTGTTGTTGATTATATGACAAAAACCAGAAGATATGGACTTCTTGATGATGTTCTAAAAGGTATTGCATTAGTTGAGCATCTTGATAACATCCCAAGTTATAGTGCTGTTACAATCCCTTCAGATGTCCCGTTTGGAATGACAGATATAATATCATATCAGATGATTTATAGTTACTCAAAAAAAGATGGTGGGACATATATATTAACTCCAACTTCAGCTAAATACATAATAGAAATGTCAGAGGTAATGGGAAAAGGTATAGGCTACTTCCTTGAAACTGTAAGCCCTCTACAATTTAGAAAAGAAAGTCTTGAAATGGCTCTTTTATTTGTAAAACAAGGTAAACCTCTTGGGTTAGGGCCTATGGTTATAGGTGGTGCAACAGGTCCTATTACAGTTGCTGGAACAATAACATTACAAAATGCTGAAATTTTAGCTAGTTTATTTTTAATCTATGCCTTAACAAATAATTTTGGTGGATATGGTGCATTTAATCATTCTATGGATCTAAGAACAATGATCTGTTCTTTCGGTTCTCCAAACCAAGCATTTTTCGGTATTGCAGCAGCACAAATGGCTAAATTTTATGGTTTAACTGCAATGAGTAATTCTGGCCTTTCTGATGCTCTTATGCCAGATTTTCAATGCGGTTTTGAAAAGGCATCCACAGCTATATTTAGCTGTCTTGCTGGTTGTATCGGTATTGGGGCTCAAGGCATTGTTGGAGCTGATCAAGGATTTAGTTTCGAACAGTTAGTAATTGATAATGAATGGTTAGATGCATATAACTATATAGTACTGGGCTTTGAAGTAAATGAGGAAACAATAGCAACTGAAATAATTGAAAATGTAGGTATAGCAGGAAATTATATTTCAGAAGAACATACAGCACTTTATATGAGAGATAGTTATTGGCCTTCAAAATTGTTCAATAGGGATAGTTTTGATTCATGGGCTTCTGGTAATAAAGAAGAACTTCTTGAAAAAGCCCATAAATTTGTTGAAGAAAAGACAAAAGATTATAAAAACATGCAACCTGTAATAGATCAATCTAAATTTGAAGAACTAAATTACATTGTTAAATGTGCTAAGGAAGAAATTGTTAAGTAGATAATAAATATTTCATTTGAATCTTTTGTGTATTATTTAATGTGAATACATTATTCACTTTGTTGAATAGTTTATCTTTTATTTTAATATGCTTTATTATTTATAAGTTTTAATTATTTTATTTTGTTTTACTTATTAATTATTTTATTATTATACTTGATTCATTGAATGAAATATGTTAGTATTTTTTTAGGTGATTTATTTTGAGGTTAAGAAAAGGTAATAAAGAATTAATAAAAGATATAAATAGAGCCTTAGTTATCAACGAAATAAGAACCAATGAAAAAATTAATAGAAAAAAAATAGCTCAAAATCTTGGTTTAGGCCTGTCAACAGTAACATATATAATAGATGAGCTAATAAATCAAAATTTGGTATTTGAAGTTGGTGAAGCAGATTCAACTGGTGGCCGTAAACCAATATTATTGCAGTTCAACTATGATTATGGTTATACTATTGGAATTAGAATTAAAAATAATCTTTTCGAAATTGCATTAACAAATCTTAAACCGAATATTATTAGTATGAAAAGAATTCCTTTTAAAAAAGGTAGTTCAAGTGATTTAGTTGTTGATCTTATAATTCATGAAATTGATAATATCATAAATAGTTTATCAAGTGATAAAAAGTTATTAGGTATTGGCATTTCTGTTTCTGGTATTGTTGATTCAAATAAAGGAAAATTGATTTTTTCAGGATTATTAAATTGGGAACAGGTAGATTTTAAATTAACAATAGAAAATAAATTTGGCATCCCTGTCTATGTGGAGAATGACGTAAAGGCTTTTACTCAAACAGAGCTTTGGTTTGGTTATGGAAAGGAATTTAATAACTTTCTTGTCATTACTTATGGAGCTGGTATTGGTTCTGGTATTGTTATTAATAAAAGAATATATAATGGTGATTTTGGAGGAGCAGGTGAATTAGGACATATAATTTTATATGCCAACGGAAGAAAATGTGAATGTGGAAACCACGGTTGTTTAGAGGCTTATTCTTCCGAAAGTTTTATTTCCGATTATATACGCGAACATATTAAGTTTTATTCAGATAGCATTATTGACATAAATACTGAATTAAACATTGACGATGTGTACCAATATGCTTTATTAGGAGATTATTTAGCAATACATGCACTTAAAGCTTCTGCTCAAAATTTAGGATTAGGCATTATTAGTGCAATTAATTTGTTAAATCTTTCTACCATAATATTAGCAGGAGAAGGTATGATAGCAAAAGATTTCTTGCTTCCTGTAATTAAAGATACTGTTTCAAACAATTTTTTTAAAAGATGTGATAGTAAGGTTACAATTTTGACATCTCAACTAAATGATGATGCTTGGGTTATAGGTGCATCTATTTTAGCAGTTCGTAATTTATTTGATATTCCGATTTTTTATGAACAAAAACATAAAACAATTTAGAACACTAAATTTTTATTAATATTTTATGAAATCTAACCTTTATTTTGAAACATTATTCATACCATTTTTGGAAAAATAAATAGCAAAATAACATATAGACAATTGTTGTTATTATTTATAATATATTTATATATGCAAACGATGTTTTTGTTATATATATTATTTATTTTTTATAATTTTATGTCATTCGGTTGATTTAAATATCTATACTATATAATACTTTGGGATAAAATTTAGTAATATAATTACTAAATTTTATTTATAAAAATATTACTATAATATATGGGAGGTATTTTTTATGAATGGTTTCAAGAAATTCTTAGTTAAATTTTTAGTTGTTGTTTTTGCTTTAAGTACATTTACATCAGTATTTGTACCTAATAAGCCTGTAATGGCAGCTAAGAAAGTAACAGTTACATGGATGAACTGGGCAAATCCTGGTGAAAGAGAAAGATTTGTTAAGTTTAATCAAGATTTTATGAAAAAAAATCCTGACATTGAGCTAAAGTATATCACAGTTAGTAGTGATTATGGTCCAAAGCTATTAACACAGCTTGCAAGTAATACAGCTCCAGATGCTTTTTATATTGGTGATACAGATATTAGAAAAGCTATTCATAGTGGTAAATTAGAAGTATTAGATAAGTATTTTGGAACAGGTAAAGTTAACTTAAAGAAAGAAGATTTTAACTCAGTACTCTTCAGAGTTGCTGAAAAAGATGGAAAAACATATGGTATTCCAGTAGATTGCAATCCAATGGCAATATACTATAACAATACAATAATTAAAAAATTAGGCTTTGAATCACCAAAAGCTTTATATGATAAAGGACAATGGACATGGGACAATTTCTATAAAATAGCAAAAGCAGCTAAGGCTAAAGGTTATTATGGTTTTGTATTAGATAGTGGTTGGTTCGGACCAGTATTACCTTGGTTTGCTGCTGCTAAAAAAGATGGTTCAGAACCAATATTAACAGACTATGCAACAAAAACATATAAAATAAACAATCCTGATAATGTAGAGGCAGTTAAATTCCTTGTAAAGGGTATTAAGGATAAAGCTTTTGTTTACGGTGGTTCTTTACCACAAGGTCAAGGTTCAGATGCAATGTTCCTTACTGGTAGACTTGCTTTTGGTGCTTGGGGTAGATGGCAAGTTCCAAACTTCAAAAAGGTTAAATCATTTGAATGGGATGTTGTTCCTTATCCAACTAAATACGGTAATAAAGATGCTAAAACATATATAGCACAAGCTTGGATGAGCATGTCATCTTCAGCTAAAAATAAAGAAGCTACATGGAGATTTATAGCAGCATTTAATAATAAAGACGGTCAATATTTCAGATTACAAGGGCAAGGAAATGCTGTTCCTTCAATTAGAGGAATTGATAAGATTGTTACTGAAGATAAAGTTCCTGCATTTGCTGAAATATTCTTAAAAGGCCGTGAAAATGGATTCCCTGTAGATATGTATCCTGGTGAAGTATCAGTTCAAACACAAGTATTGCAAGATTTAGAAAAAATATGGGTATTACAAGCAGATCCTGTTGTACAACTAAATAAAATAG
This genomic window contains:
- a CDS encoding glycosidase; translation: MIKLTRISEKPILEPKKEDAWQSSAVFNAAVIYHRGLFHVLYRATDLPPHARYGRYISKIGYAVSADGLNFFRFDRPVMEAVCDQERRGIEDPRITQIDDTFYMTYTGFGDRFDGDYRIMIAKSKNLITWDRIGVALDEPNKDAALFPNKIDGRYVLFHRRYPNMWLAFSEDMLKWDDHVELVRTRPNTWESARVGVAGPPIETKDGFVVIYHAADEKNVYRLGILLLDKNNPTKILSRQSEPILEPELDWEINGYINNVVFSCGQAEVGDEIWVYYGGADTVIGVAKVSKKDLKFD
- a CDS encoding glycosidase → MIKLERLTNEPILEAKNLNNWEKAAVFNAGVIYHQGYVHLFYRASDNGFVLDTEEPMEEYKFTSSIGYAKSKDGINFERFDKPLLVGDMEQENWGLEDPRITYINDTFYMLYTGFGGRSWLDIRIMLRESKDLINWSEGRVLLDEPNKDAALHPELVNGKYMLFHRRPPSIWICFSDDLKNWYDHNIIMEPREGKWDSKKIGIAGPPVLVNDGWLLIYHGVDEKNTYRLGAALLDKNNPSKVIARQDEPIIEPELLWEKEGLVPNVIFSCGQCVINDTLYVYYGACDTCIGVAAIEVDKIKF
- a CDS encoding ROK family protein; this translates as MRLRKGNKELIKDINRALVINEIRTNEKINRKKIAQNLGLGLSTVTYIIDELINQNLVFEVGEADSTGGRKPILLQFNYDYGYTIGIRIKNNLFEIALTNLKPNIISMKRIPFKKGSSSDLVVDLIIHEIDNIINSLSSDKKLLGIGISVSGIVDSNKGKLIFSGLLNWEQVDFKLTIENKFGIPVYVENDVKAFTQTELWFGYGKEFNNFLVITYGAGIGSGIVINKRIYNGDFGGAGELGHIILYANGRKCECGNHGCLEAYSSESFISDYIREHIKFYSDSIIDINTELNIDDVYQYALLGDYLAIHALKASAQNLGLGIISAINLLNLSTIILAGEGMIAKDFLLPVIKDTVSNNFFKRCDSKVTILTSQLNDDAWVIGASILAVRNLFDIPIFYEQKHKTI
- a CDS encoding LacI family DNA-binding transcriptional regulator; protein product: MKYKKKKVTLDDIARELNISKNAVSIALSNKPGVSEKTREMIINKAYEMGYKVKQKQERGYIGLLVSNIVLNDPHFFSTLLYSIENSIRIEGYDFTLFCYSDQNQEYLEQFLNQDNLKGLIILSKMEEDVIEKIALYEIPIVLVDHRVDNRNIDTINTDNINSTRMAIRYLIKKGYNEIGFIGDISCSPSYKERWQGFLQAYEESNLKVNLDFCKVDGFKDFTKNPEPEIIEFIKNLKNLPQAFFCVSDLSTLLTANFIKELGYQIPKDIGILGFDDTEMIRYFKPSLSMIHIDRTYYGKRAVKRLIEKINNPDDPTEDIRISCRINFRKSLNISK
- a CDS encoding trimethylamine methyltransferase family protein — translated: MKGIKSHVEVLTQEEINKIHNGTLKVLERVGFKVPNDECLKICKEHGAVVDFDNKIVKVPSYIMEDILDKIRTANLNYKEDNKLNKIYGNISTQVFVVDYMTKTRRYGLLDDVLKGIALVEHLDNIPSYSAVTIPSDVPFGMTDIISYQMIYSYSKKDGGTYILTPTSAKYIIEMSEVMGKGIGYFLETVSPLQFRKESLEMALLFVKQGKPLGLGPMVIGGATGPITVAGTITLQNAEILASLFLIYALTNNFGGYGAFNHSMDLRTMICSFGSPNQAFFGIAAAQMAKFYGLTAMSNSGLSDALMPDFQCGFEKASTAIFSCLAGCIGIGAQGIVGADQGFSFEQLVIDNEWLDAYNYIVLGFEVNEETIATEIIENVGIAGNYISEEHTALYMRDSYWPSKLFNRDSFDSWASGNKEELLEKAHKFVEEKTKDYKNMQPVIDQSKFEELNYIVKCAKEEIVK
- a CDS encoding sugar ABC transporter substrate-binding protein, which codes for MNGFKKFLVKFLVVVFALSTFTSVFVPNKPVMAAKKVTVTWMNWANPGERERFVKFNQDFMKKNPDIELKYITVSSDYGPKLLTQLASNTAPDAFYIGDTDIRKAIHSGKLEVLDKYFGTGKVNLKKEDFNSVLFRVAEKDGKTYGIPVDCNPMAIYYNNTIIKKLGFESPKALYDKGQWTWDNFYKIAKAAKAKGYYGFVLDSGWFGPVLPWFAAAKKDGSEPILTDYATKTYKINNPDNVEAVKFLVKGIKDKAFVYGGSLPQGQGSDAMFLTGRLAFGAWGRWQVPNFKKVKSFEWDVVPYPTKYGNKDAKTYIAQAWMSMSSSAKNKEATWRFIAAFNNKDGQYFRLQGQGNAVPSIRGIDKIVTEDKVPAFAEIFLKGRENGFPVDMYPGEVSVQTQVLQDLEKIWVLQADPVVQLNKIAKYVTDTYKKSLK
- a CDS encoding AraC family transcriptional regulator; this encodes MYDFVPIKKIELTDVIMCECGYEECLPGHSFGPGVKDYYIIHYILDGKGIFHLKDKSYNLTKGQGFLICPNTITYYKADMVNPWYYTWVGFNGIKAEWLLRQANLTMENPVFTYTKDDFVANCFLQMITTKNLEKSRELRLLGFLYEFLSQLIEGNNNNLPTNKENSKEIYVRKVVEYIEFNYSKKISVEGISKYVGLNRSYLCSLFKEYLNVSLQEYIIRFRINKACELMPNNLLSIGDISRSVGYDDPLHFSKIFKKIKGVSPKEYRKNITQHIHLKNIFK
- a CDS encoding alpha-glucosidase/alpha-galactosidase, which translates into the protein MPKIAFMGAGSTVFAKNVLGDCMLTPALRDSHIALYDIDLQRLKESEMMLNNINKNNGGHAKIVAYTDRKKALEGADYVVNAIQVGGYEPCTVIDFEVPKKYGLRQTIGDTLGIGGIFRALRTIPVLLDFARDIEEVCPDAWFLNYTNPMAILTGAMLRATGVKTVGLCHSVQVCAETLLKSVGMEYDEKVQWKIAGINHMAWLLEITKDGVDLYPEIKRRSKEQGYPEWDKVRHEIMHTFGYYVTESSEHNAEYMPYFIKSKYPELIEKYNIPLDEYPRRCVNQIEGWKKMRDELVNNKDLTHERTHEYASYIMEAMETNKPYKIGGNVLNNGLITNLPKEACVEVPCLVDASGVTPCYVGELPTQLAALNMTNINVQLLTIEAALTLKKEYIYYAALLDPHTSSELTIDEIKSLCDDLIEAHGDWLPKFK